The window ATTTTTGAAATAACCCACCATGTAACTTTGATTAACCACCACATAAACGGTTCCAACCACCACTTAAATTACTCTAACTACCACATAAATTAGATTAACCACCACATAAATTTCTCTAACTTACACATAACTTCTGCCAACCACCACATAAACTCCCAACTATAACCTCGGAATTTCTTATTCTGAAATCTATTAAAATTTTCTGAAACTAAAGTAGTATTAAAGGTTACTAATCAACTCAAATTGAAAGTATAAACTACTAAAATGATTTGTAAGAACGGTTCAAAAGATACGATTTTTTTTATTAAACTAATACTATTTATCAATCTTTCGGAATAATCCGAAATTTCGATATTCGTACTAGTTTACTTGTGATAAGTTGGTAATGTCACACAATATTGGTAAGTGTGAAATTATAGCCAAAGGGGAAATGAGATTTGAAAAAGTTTAAGTTTACAAAGTTCTTTAGTAGTATTCTAGCTGTGATTATGGTGCTTTCTTTATTGGTTCCATTCTCCAGTGTTAGTGCTGAAGAAACGAAGCCATTCAAACAGAATGGTCAAAGTGAAAGTACGATTCAACTGAAGGCGGCTATTGCGGAACAATTGAGCTTGTCTAAAGATGGTCCAACCCTTCACGAAAGTTTACAAAATGTATCAGGCAATCAAGATGTTGCAGTAATCATTCATTTATCCGAAAAGCCTGTAGCACTTGAACAAGGGATTAGCCAAGTTAAAGGCAAGAAATTCTCTAATGCTCGAGCAAATCAAGTTCGTGCGAATGTAAAAGCACAACAAACAAAAGTAAAAAAAGAGCTAACTGCTAAACAGGTTCAAATAAAGCAAGGATATACGTTTGATACTGTATTAAACGGATTTGCAGCAACGGTTAAAGCGAGTGACATTCCGAAATTACTAACGGTTGATGGAATTACATTAATCGAACCGGATGCAACTGTTTATGCATCAGAAGAAAATACGACTAAATCATCAGAACTTATAAAAGATGAAACAATAGAGGCACAAATGAATACAAGTATTTCATTCCTAGGAATTGAACAACTTTGGGACGAAGGAATAGAAGGACAAGGGGTTAAAGTAGCTGTACTTGATACAGGTATTGATGCTGATCATCCAGAGTTCGCTGGAATTTTTAAAGGTGGGAAGAACTTCATTCCAAACTCATCTACGTATACAAAAACACGAGCAGATGATGATGCTTCGGAAACGTTACCTTCAGAACGTCCTGCGGGAACACCTGAATTTAATGCAAATGGAAGTTCTTTCTATACTTCACATGGTACGCACGTTGCGGGTACGATTGCAGCAATTGGTGCGAATGAATACGGTATTAAAGGGATTGCACCTAAAGTAGATTTATATGCTTACCGTGTACTTGGAGCATACGGAAGTGGAGCAACTTCGGGTATTGTCAAAGCAATTGAAACAGCAGTATTAGAAGAAATGGATGTTATCAATCTATCACTAGGTGGTGGAGCAAACTCCGAAACAGATGCAGGATCATTTGCGATTAATAATGCAATGATTGCTGGGACAATCGGGGTAATTGCTACTGGTAACTCAGGTCCAAACCGTGGAACTATGGGAACTCCGGCTACTGCACGTTTAGGGATTGCGGTTGGTAACACAACAAATCCGGAAACAATGCACAACGGACAAGTAAATATTACAGTTGGAGACTACAACTTAACTAAACAGTTGCAATTAATGGGTACAACTTTTGGAAAAGATTTAGCAACACAGCTTCAAGGTGAGTTCGACCTAGTTGCTATCCCTGGGAACGGAGAAGTAAAAGATTTTGAAGGAATTAATGTAGAAGGAAAAGTGGCATTGATTTCTCGTGGTAGTATCGCTTTTGTCGATAAAATTGCGAACGCAAAAGCAAATGGAGCTGTAGCAACAATTATTCATAACTTTGCAGGTGGTACTGGTGCACCGAACGCATCGGGTACATTCCTTGGTGATTCATTTGCTTTCCTACCAACGTTTGATATGTCTCAAACAGATGGCGAGGCAATACGTGCTACATTGGCAGGGGGAACAGGAAAAGTGAGCTTCGGTAACTTTTCTTCTACGAGTACACTTGGAGATGAAGTAAATGATTCTAGTTCACGTGGACCTTCTACACCACACTTTGATATTAAACCAGATGTAAGCGCACCTGGAACAAATATTATGTCCACAATTCCTAAGTACAAAACAGATTTTCCAGAAGCAGTTTACGATGAAGCATATGATCGCAAAACAGGAACTTCGATGGCTACACCACATATCGCAGGTATTGTAGCACTTGTGAAACAAGCTAATCCTTCTTGGAATGCTTTTGATGTGAAAGTAGCTATTTCCAACACAGCTAAAATCCTAAATACAGCGAAGTATGATGTATTCTCACAAGGTGCAGGACGTGTAAATGCATATGCAGCAGCACATCCAGAAATTCTTGCGTATGCATTAGATAGCGCCGTGTTAGACGGTACTGGAGCAGTAGTGGATAACATAAAAGGGACAGTTACTTTCGGTCCTCAATCATTAGAAGAAAATATTTCCGTAACAAAACAAGTTAAAGTTAAAGATATTAAAGGTAATGGTGGCGAATATAATGTCACAGTTGATGTCACAAAAACATTCGGTGATGCACAAGTGACGGTTGACCAGCCTACATTCAATCTAGCTGGTGAGCAAGTTTTAAACTTAACATTAACAGCTTCAGCAACTACTACAAAGCCTGGTGATGAGATTCTAGGATTTATCCATGTTCAAGGTGGAGAAACGGATATTTCATTGCCATTTGCAGCAGATTTTGGTGGAGCAGAAGCAACACAACTGAAAGACTTCAAGATCACAGAAACAGATTTATCATTTAATGGTGACGGAGTTCAAGATTCTGCAGTCCTTTCATTTAAATTAACTGGTGATGTAACAACTAACTATATCGAGCTTTGGGATATTATGAATCCTGAAGGCGGGGAATATGGAGATGGCTATATTGGTTATTTACACGCAGGTTCAGCACTAGGAGCAGGATCTTATAACCTGAACATTGCAGGACAATATAAGCCATGGAGCAGTGATCCAGCAACAACTATTCCAGATGGTCTATACACAATTGACTTCACCGGTCTTGCAGCTTCAGGAGTAGTTTCAGACTACGTAGGACCAATTGTCGTGAAGACAACTAGCCCAGAAATTACTGGAGCAGTAGCTGAAGGTGTTGCGACTGGTCAAGTATCAGACAAATATATCGAATATAATGAAGAATTATATTTGTATGGATTAGACTATAATTTAAATGAAAAATTAAAAGCTTCATATATTGCTACTGTTAATGGTGAAGCAACTGCACCAGTAGCATTTGATTTGAACCAAGACGGAAGCTTTACATTCCCAGTAGCGGCTGAAACAGATTCGGTAACGGTCGTTATTAATGATGCTGCAGGAAATGTTGGCGAAGCATTAATTTACGAAAAAGAAATGGTAGAGCCGGTTCTATCACTTTCTGTAAATCCCACTGAGCTAGACTTAACAGCTGGCGAGACGTCTCAACTTACTGTTATAGAGACATCTACACCTATAGAAGGTGATGCAACAAATGAGGACGTAACTTCAGACGCTACGTATGTCGTCGCTGATGAAAGTATCGCAACAGTGTCAAATGGGTTAGTAACTGCGGTTCGAGAAGGCACGACTACAATTACTGTTTCATATGGTGAAAATGAGGTAACTGTTAATGTTACAGTTAAAGCGCCTATAGTTACAGAACCAGTAATAACTCTAACTATCGACCAAGCTCAGGTTGAAACAAGACCTGGTAAAGAAGTAAAAGTAACAATTAAAGAAGTAACAACAGTTGATGGCAAGTCAACAGAAAAAGACGTAACAAAACTCGCAGACTACAAAGTTGAAAAAAATAACGTAGCCTCTGTAAAAGCAGGCGCAGTAAAAGGAAAAGGCCAAGGGGAAACTACAGTTACTGTAACGTATGGTGAGCATACGCTGATGTTTGACGTGACGGTTGTGAATCCAGGTAAAGGGAATAATAAGTAATAAAAACTTAACCGTTCTAATCGATAGAAATATCGAATGGAACGGTTTTTTCTATTCAAGAAACAATTAATCAGTAAAGTCTAACTGCCACATAACTCACTAACCTCCACATAACTCCCAACTATCACATAACTTAGATTAACCACCACATAAGCGGTTCTAACTACCACTTAAATTACTCTAACCTCCACATAAGCGGTTCTAACTACCACTTAAATTACTCTAACCTCCACATAACTCCCAACTATCACATAACTTAGATTAACCACCACATAAGCGGTTCTAACTACCACTTAAATTACTCTAACTTCCATATAAACTCCAAACTACCACATAACCCAGCCATACCCAATGATTTATCTTATTCTTCTATGATCTTTTTGTATTTAAGAAGGGTATTCATTTTTTGTTCTAAATTATATTTAGTCATAAAAAACTACACCCCTGTTGTTACAATTGGGGTGTAATTCAAAAATCTAAGCTGGCTAATTTTATATCATTCTTTAAAATGCCCTTTTACAAATTTAAGTGATTCTGCTAGTTCCTGATCCAGTTTTTCTTCACTGGCGTTACTGCTTAAATCACGCCATACTTTAATATCTTGTCCAACCTGGCCACCCATTTTCACAAATGGCTCCATCACGACATAGTCTGAGTAGTTGATGTCTCGAAGTGCCTGTCCAATACCAGTCCAGTCTAGTGAACCTTTGCCAGGAACTTTCCGGTTGCCTTCTCCGATATGCAGATGTCCAAGATAATTGCCTGCAAGGCGGATGGCGTCTGGGATTGAATCTTCTTCGATATTCATATGGAATGTATCAAGCATGACTTTGACATTAGGTTTGCCTACTTCTTTTACATAGTCAATAGCTTCTAGGGTATCGTTTAATAAAAATTGTTCAAAACGGTTTAATGTTTCTGCTAGCAGTGTAATGTTCAGTGGTGCCGCATACTCTGCTAGTTCTCTTAGACTTTCAATAGAATTTTTGCGGACCTCTGATTTATTGATCGGTTTGGAATAATCGGCTGGCCAGTAGGAATAAATAGTCCCCCCAATCCGATCAATTCCAGCTTTATGACATTGATCGAGCACTTGTTTCATAAAGGAAATTCCATTTTTTCTTATTAGTGGGTCTTCCGAACTTACATCAAAATCCTTAGGAATACCAATTCCCGCGGTCAGTCGGATATTAGCAGCTTTTGCTATATCTTTTAGACGAGTTAATTGATCATCACTTAAGTGAATTAATCCAAGAGCAGCCACTTCTAGTATATCAAATCCTAGTTGCTTTACTTTTTCGATATAAGGTTCAAAATCTGTCTCCCATTCATTCTCCCAATATGCAAAATATATTCCGTATTTCATTTTCCATTTCCCCCTTCAAAAAATTCTAATGTTATTAGATAATGACATTGCGATATTACGACTTGATGATATAATCATAAATAAGTCTTTAACTTTTAGTCAAGTCTGAATATTATAATATATGAAAGCATTTACAATCGAAGCGGAGTGAACTCAATAATGACAAAATTGGATAAATCTGTACCTATCCCTCTATATTTTCAGTTAAAAGAATTAATTCTTCAACAAATTAAAGAGGGGTCTTATAAAGTAGGAGATGCTATTCCTACTGAAAAAGAGCTTAGTGAAATTTATGACATTAGCCGCACTACAGTTAGACAAGCCATCACTGAACTTGTTCAGGAAGGTTGGCTATACCGAGTAAAAAGTAAAGGTACTTTTGTAAGGGCTCCCAAAATTGAACAAAGTTTTATTCAGGCACTTGGATCATTCAATGACCAGATACTTGAACTTGGTATGACACCTAGTACGGAAGTGCTCGATTTTAAAGTAATAGAAGTTCCTGATGAAGTAGCAGTGCATCTAAAACTAGCTGAAGGGGAAAAAGTCATTTATATTCATCGCAGACGTTTTGCAGACAGTGAGCCTATCGTGATGGTGGAGACGTATTTACCTTATGACAAATGCGAGTTTGTGTTAGATCGTGACTTGGTTAAGGAATCTCTATATCCCATATTGAGCGAGAAAAACGAAACCCAAATTTGTAAAATCCGTCGTTTCATTGAAGCAGTGGAGGCTACGCAATACGATATAAAAAATTTAAATATGACAAAAGGTAAAGCTATCCAACAATTTATTTCTATTGGTTTTAATCATAAAGATGAGCCAATTGAATATTCGTTAGCACGTTATAGAGGAGATAAAAATAGATTTGAAATTGTCATTACTGCCACAAAATAAGGGGGACATAAGATGGCTACATATATTTTAGCTCATGATCTAGGGACTTCAGGTAACAAAGCCACGATATTCAGCGTGGAAGGGAAGATGTTAGGCAGCAGTATTTCACCGTATTCTACACATTACTTCAATGAAAAATGGGTGGAGCAGAATCCGAATGACTGGTGGAATGCCGTATGTGATTCAACGAAGAAATTGATTAATGATACTGGGATTGATCCCGCTGAAATAGCTGTTGTTAGTTTCAGTGGGCAAATGATGGGGTGTTTGGTTGTTGATGAGCAAGGGACTCCTCTTCGCCCATCTATTATTTGGGCGGATCAACGTGCAACTGTCCAGTCGAAAGAACTGGAGAAGCAGTTAACGCAGCAAGAATTTTACCACATTGTAGGCCACCGCAATACACCATCATACGGTATTCAGAAATTGATGTGGCTCCGTGATAACGAACCTAACATTTATGAAAAAACGTACAAAGTATTAAATGCGAAAGACTATATTGTCCTGAAATTGACAGGTCAGTTCGTCACAGATTACTCGGATGGTAATGGAATGGGTTGCTTTGACATTGAGAAATTGGAATGGTCGGATCGAATTATTGACGCGAGTGGCATTGACAAAGACAAATTGCCAGAACTGAAACCCTCAACATATATGGCAGGCGGTGTGACTGAACAAGCAGCTGCAGCAACAGGTCTCGTTCTAGGAACTAAAGTTGTGATTGGAGCAGGTGATGGTGTAACAGCTAACATTGGTGCCGGTTCTGTTAGTGAAGGTAAGACATACTGCTCACTAGGCACTTCTGCATGGGTGACAACGACATCAAAGAAACCGATTTTTGATCCAGACATGAGAACCGTAACATGGGCGCATGCAATTCCTGGCTATTATGCTCCAAACGGCACAATGCAATATGCAGGTGGGTCGTTCAGTTGGATGAAGGAAACGATTGCTACATCGGAGCAGATTCAAGCGAAGGAAAGCGGTAAATCTGTCTATGATCTAATTAATGAGCAGATTGAAGCAACTGAACCAGGATCAAATGGTGTATTATTTTTACCTTACTTACTAGGCGAAAGGGCACCACGCTGGGATACGTCTTCTAAAGGCTCATATATAGGTATTAAATCAGATACTACACGTGGTGAATTGCAGAGAAGTGTGTTAGAAGGTGTTACGTACAATTTGGGAATCATCTACGATATCTTGAGTGAGCATATTGAAATCGATCGGTTAATGATTATTGGAGGCGGCGCTAAAAGTGAGGTGTGGCGTCAGATTATTGCAGATGTCTTCC is drawn from Psychrobacillus sp. INOP01 and contains these coding sequences:
- a CDS encoding sugar phosphate isomerase/epimerase; the protein is MKYGIYFAYWENEWETDFEPYIEKVKQLGFDILEVAALGLIHLSDDQLTRLKDIAKAANIRLTAGIGIPKDFDVSSEDPLIRKNGISFMKQVLDQCHKAGIDRIGGTIYSYWPADYSKPINKSEVRKNSIESLRELAEYAAPLNITLLAETLNRFEQFLLNDTLEAIDYVKEVGKPNVKVMLDTFHMNIEEDSIPDAIRLAGNYLGHLHIGEGNRKVPGKGSLDWTGIGQALRDINYSDYVVMEPFVKMGGQVGQDIKVWRDLSSNASEEKLDQELAESLKFVKGHFKE
- a CDS encoding S8 family serine peptidase, which codes for MKKFKFTKFFSSILAVIMVLSLLVPFSSVSAEETKPFKQNGQSESTIQLKAAIAEQLSLSKDGPTLHESLQNVSGNQDVAVIIHLSEKPVALEQGISQVKGKKFSNARANQVRANVKAQQTKVKKELTAKQVQIKQGYTFDTVLNGFAATVKASDIPKLLTVDGITLIEPDATVYASEENTTKSSELIKDETIEAQMNTSISFLGIEQLWDEGIEGQGVKVAVLDTGIDADHPEFAGIFKGGKNFIPNSSTYTKTRADDDASETLPSERPAGTPEFNANGSSFYTSHGTHVAGTIAAIGANEYGIKGIAPKVDLYAYRVLGAYGSGATSGIVKAIETAVLEEMDVINLSLGGGANSETDAGSFAINNAMIAGTIGVIATGNSGPNRGTMGTPATARLGIAVGNTTNPETMHNGQVNITVGDYNLTKQLQLMGTTFGKDLATQLQGEFDLVAIPGNGEVKDFEGINVEGKVALISRGSIAFVDKIANAKANGAVATIIHNFAGGTGAPNASGTFLGDSFAFLPTFDMSQTDGEAIRATLAGGTGKVSFGNFSSTSTLGDEVNDSSSRGPSTPHFDIKPDVSAPGTNIMSTIPKYKTDFPEAVYDEAYDRKTGTSMATPHIAGIVALVKQANPSWNAFDVKVAISNTAKILNTAKYDVFSQGAGRVNAYAAAHPEILAYALDSAVLDGTGAVVDNIKGTVTFGPQSLEENISVTKQVKVKDIKGNGGEYNVTVDVTKTFGDAQVTVDQPTFNLAGEQVLNLTLTASATTTKPGDEILGFIHVQGGETDISLPFAADFGGAEATQLKDFKITETDLSFNGDGVQDSAVLSFKLTGDVTTNYIELWDIMNPEGGEYGDGYIGYLHAGSALGAGSYNLNIAGQYKPWSSDPATTIPDGLYTIDFTGLAASGVVSDYVGPIVVKTTSPEITGAVAEGVATGQVSDKYIEYNEELYLYGLDYNLNEKLKASYIATVNGEATAPVAFDLNQDGSFTFPVAAETDSVTVVINDAAGNVGEALIYEKEMVEPVLSLSVNPTELDLTAGETSQLTVIETSTPIEGDATNEDVTSDATYVVADESIATVSNGLVTAVREGTTTITVSYGENEVTVNVTVKAPIVTEPVITLTIDQAQVETRPGKEVKVTIKEVTTVDGKSTEKDVTKLADYKVEKNNVASVKAGAVKGKGQGETTVTVTYGEHTLMFDVTVVNPGKGNNK
- a CDS encoding GntR family transcriptional regulator codes for the protein MTKLDKSVPIPLYFQLKELILQQIKEGSYKVGDAIPTEKELSEIYDISRTTVRQAITELVQEGWLYRVKSKGTFVRAPKIEQSFIQALGSFNDQILELGMTPSTEVLDFKVIEVPDEVAVHLKLAEGEKVIYIHRRRFADSEPIVMVETYLPYDKCEFVLDRDLVKESLYPILSEKNETQICKIRRFIEAVEATQYDIKNLNMTKGKAIQQFISIGFNHKDEPIEYSLARYRGDKNRFEIVITATK
- the xylB gene encoding xylulokinase, yielding MATYILAHDLGTSGNKATIFSVEGKMLGSSISPYSTHYFNEKWVEQNPNDWWNAVCDSTKKLINDTGIDPAEIAVVSFSGQMMGCLVVDEQGTPLRPSIIWADQRATVQSKELEKQLTQQEFYHIVGHRNTPSYGIQKLMWLRDNEPNIYEKTYKVLNAKDYIVLKLTGQFVTDYSDGNGMGCFDIEKLEWSDRIIDASGIDKDKLPELKPSTYMAGGVTEQAAAATGLVLGTKVVIGAGDGVTANIGAGSVSEGKTYCSLGTSAWVTTTSKKPIFDPDMRTVTWAHAIPGYYAPNGTMQYAGGSFSWMKETIATSEQIQAKESGKSVYDLINEQIEATEPGSNGVLFLPYLLGERAPRWDTSSKGSYIGIKSDTTRGELQRSVLEGVTYNLGIIYDILSEHIEIDRLMIIGGGAKSEVWRQIIADVFQVPVEVPNYLDEAGSMGAAIIGGVGAGLYDNFEVIDRFIRIESFQENNPEMQVVYKKAKEKFDDFYVALHSVYEKHQVEGVK